The DNA sequence catcggtgaatacccgatgtctatactcgattagacatcgattttagttaaaaaaatagatgtctatgtgttgattatttacataaaatgctataaataaataaattaataactaaattacacctaattaaacatgttaaacatatcatgagctatcttttttgtcacaaaaacatcgattttcatgaaaaacactgatgtctatgtgatgattttttacaaaaaatgctataacaaaattatataataactaaattacaactattaaaacatattaaacatatattgagctatgttttttgtcacaaaaacatcgataattttgacagaggtgatgtaaaatgacatattaaacatcggtttctttaatgaaaggtgatgtctaatttagcgtatagacatcagtgttttctagaatgaagtgatgtatatgtatcatttagacttgaacatgttagtctttaacatcagttgtttgcctaaaactgatgtacattgtgttttttgacatcagttttatttggttaaaagtgatgtttataatgttacttgacatcagttttatcttaaacaaagtgatttctatgtttcatttagacttgaacctggatttctttgacatcggttttttaccttaaagtgatgtatattatcttttttgacatcagcttttctgaattgaaagtgatgtgtaagaagtttatagaccaaattgtgtaaagttttacatcaccAATTGTGTAATTATTGTCTGAGAACGTCAACCAAAATAGTAAAACAtatgatctgaaatctaaactATTACATTCTCGCTTCTAAACATATGCAGCACGGAAGGTTGATAAAAGTTGTGGTTACTGATGTCTAATTGAAGTTGGTGAAATCCTTGATAGCTTTGGGAGGAAGAATCGACATCTGGTATTTCTTATTTACACCAGAGCCTTTGGTGATCAGCGTACGGGTAGTGCATAGTAATTGGAGACTTCGTTTGCTGGAATGCGATAGTAGGCCAGTTAGTATGGTGGGAACCATAGCAGCAATGTCATACGCTTCTGCTGCTTCTTCCTGAGTGCATATTAAATAGTCATAGTGAAAACTGAATGAGATCGCGAGAGAGTATTCTTAATTAGACCACACACACATTCTCCCTAATATAAATGCATTTCTGATAAGCATGATTCAATCAGTACAGGGGATAAGAACTAAAGGATTATTATTCATGGAGCTCTAAACGATTGAAAGAATGCAACACACATGTAAAATTTCTTTATTACAAAATATTCTCCCTGTTTGTGCAACAACTGTTTAAATTCCAACAGTCTCCTCCTTAAAGAACACATATCTTAACTTACTACTTTGAGAAAAGAAAAGCACACGTTGTTCTGCTAAGAAAGGTCTTTATTACTGAATATTCTCTCCATTTACACCTTTTTAAATTCCTAAAGTTTCCTCCTTAAACAACACATATATCAGCTTACTCTTTTGAGCAAAGGAACAATACATATAGACAAAAAAAAAGGCAAACCGCACCCGTTCTTTTGCTCAGGAAGGTCTTCTACAAATTCTTGCTTCCACGAACTAACATCCATTGATTATTCCAAATTCACAAACAGAAGCTCCCTTAACACAGAGGAAAACCAAACATCATGATCACGAGGAACTTTATTAGTTATAAGAGGCTAAGAGCCATAGGTTAATTGACAGTTCACCGGTAAATGTGATAGTTGGGACTATACATGCAGCTTTCAGCAAACTTGACCATATCTTCTGGAGGAAGACGTGTTGCCAAGCCTGTGAGACATCAAATTTGTTATGTTTTAGGATGGCAAATAGATGGACAATAGATAAATCTATGATACAAAAGATACTAACCAAGATCATATGCTTTAGCAGCAACTTTAGCTGCAATGTTAGCGGATATTGTTCTGATATTAGAAAATGGTGGGAATGTCATTCCCTTATCATAGTGTTCCTGTGTTACTTGACAGGCCAAAGCTTCAGCTGTTTAAAAAAATTCACAGATAATAAGCTTTTACGCACTCAGCTGACATAGTATGCGTCTAGTTATCAAACAATTATGGTTCATACTTAGCAATTTATAGTTCAGTAGTCAGCATTATTAATAGGAAGAATTATGGTATATTTAGAACATGTAATTCCATGGTCCTATAAATGGAGTGTCAGTACTTACAAGCTGCAAGAAGCATCTCATCGTGCATGCGGATTGCACCAGACATAACCAAACCAAGTCCAAGTCCAGGAAGGATATA is a window from the Apium graveolens cultivar Ventura chromosome 1, ASM990537v1, whole genome shotgun sequence genome containing:
- the LOC141720978 gene encoding NADP-dependent malic enzyme-like, which translates into the protein MKPTVLIGTSGQGKTFTKEVVEAMASFNKKPLIMALSNPTSQAECTAEEAYNWSEGRVVFASGSPFDPVKYNDQLFIPGQANNAYILPGLGLGLVMSGAIRMHDEMLLAASEALACQVTQEHYDKGMTFPPFSNIRTISANIAAKVAAKAYDLGLATRLPPEDMVKFAESCMYSPNYHIYR